AGTGCTCACCTCTTCCACGTCACCACCACCGCCCGTTATTAACTCTTCCTGTTGCATTAGTTCTTCAATATACTGATCGGTTTCGGCGATTTGTTGTGGATTCTGTTGCTCCAGCCGCTTCTGTTCAGCCTCAATTCGGGCGAAAAATGCTTCCTCCTCGGCTCGTCGCTCTTCCTCGGCCTGTCTGGCCTTCTCCTGTTGCAGCTCTTGTGCTTTCCGTTCCGCTTCCTCCTTCTCGCGTGCCAGGTGTTTCTTGTAGTCTGCTTCGGAAACGCGCAGTTTCATTTCCCGTTCCCGTTTGTCTTCGGCCACACTCGGTACCATGTAGCAGTTCGATTCCCTTGGAATTTCGAAAAAATGACCTTCAGTTTACTTCCGCTTGCTAACAGCCTTGATTACTTACTTGTAGATTACCTTCCGGCGATCATTCCACGGCCAAAGTCCGTTCCACTTGTCCGGCTATAGGATAAGGTTTCGGGTAAGTATTTCCGGAACAGTTTCATTCTACTGCTAGGTACTTACGTTTCGGTTTGCCCGTAGTCGTGCTTCCCAGTCTAGCATGGCTCGATCGGCTTCATTTACTGAAGAGAAGAAACCATCTTTCGATCAACAAGTGTGGAACACTGTTCCAAAATGTGCTACATGGAGGTGGGATGGGATAGGACGTAGAAAGGATGAGATTGTCTCGTGGGGTCGGATGAAAGATAGAGAGAAACAACAGAGAGTGCACCTGATCCCGAATCACAATGGTTTCAGTTTCGTAGTTAGCATGTTTGATAATGATCGTCCATATGATACGTTATCTGAAACACGTAAATGAATGTTGTCTTTTCTATCACTATCACTTACCAGGTTTGAACCAGAAATCTACGGTCATTTCATCTTCGCTTTCTTCCTCAACATCACTgaaatacatattaaaaagttgATTGATTGCACCATATTAGAATCAACCGAACTGTTTACCCGCTAACGAAGATTTTCACCGTTCTTCCGGATTCCGCAATTAATTCCTGTGCCTGCGCTAGCGTCAACTTGTCCGCATAGGTGTCGTTAATTTTGGTTATAACATCATTGACTCGAATACCGGCTCGTCTGGCCAAACCTTCCCGTTTGACCGTGATCACCGTCAGCGGTTCGAACTGGTCAGTTCCGCCCGTTACCTCGAAGCCCCACAAATTGTCCACGAAGGACATAACCCTCTTGTCCAGGAACGTTGTTCCACTAACTCGAACATGGTACTGACAGTTTTTGAATGATTCGATCGGTGGCAACGCAAGCTCCTGCGCATCCAATGGAACGTCCATCTTGGCCCCGCAGCAATTATCCTACTGAACTACTTTCGAAAGCGCACACTAGATCGGATGTCTACGAGGATGCACTTCTTCCGCGGGTTGtcacttgaataaaatttatcaaacaatCGAAGATAGCTTTAAAATACCGATTACTCAATGTCACCCGGTACGAAATCGAAAGGGAATACGAACCAACGTTGAGGTTGTCAAGCATCTTCGGCATATCCGGCCGGATACCCGAACGTCGCCTTCGCATTGCATAGATGAGTATGCTTCCCAATCGGATGGTTGCAGTCATCGTTTTTGAATACCGTGCGAGCACGATGATGCAGGACTCTAAACCGTGTCGATTCGAAAAATTAGCTGACTGACTGAGACTTTGagcatcaggaatcagaacaaattggctcaaatggcacgaacACTACAAACCTCTTCAAAAATCATAGCATGCTGTAGAAGAAAAGGCTTCATACGTCCAACATGACATGTGACGTTCAATACACGCATGCTACGattctaaaaatttgaaatcCGTTCTTCACCGGGAATTGATGGTTTGAGCAACATTCTGATGATTTCGGTTCGAAACACTGATCGATTAAGATTACCGCCAATCAGTTCTGTTTCTATCGTATCTACCCAGGTTTGTAGTCAATAACAATCTACAATAGTTGCCAATGAGTGGATTGAAAGCGAAGAGAAAGGTTAAGACAATTTCTCCTTCCTTCGATAGCGCATTTGTCATCGTCTTCTAAAATAGATAGATACTATCTATACTGGTGATGCTTTGTTCTTATTTCGATTCACGTCTACCAGTTCATGATTGTtcgataaaaacaaattgtcaaatcatttttttttctctaaagcGTAAACAACGTGATATCGTTGTGATTGCTTTCGTCATCCTCGCCCATCATCAGACACAATGCACTTGCATTGCTAAGCAATGCTAATTTGTGATTACGACGCTAATCGATGCTTGTATCGAAAGTTCGAGGTTAACTTCGGCGCCAAAGCCATGCCGCCATAAATAGAATAGGGCCAATTTGCAAGTGGCTTGAACAAATGAAGGTTCATCTCTAGTGTTTCCTTGcctttcaagctcatctaatttGAAGGGtagaataatttattgaaagcttTGATCAGAACCGACTGAATTATTTGTTGTACTTGACTATCCATATCTAAACTTTAGCAAAACAAGTTAGCATATTAGGGGCCAATTTACAAGcttacacactaagattcaattcctttgttcggtaatatttttgacgagaaatttcggtaatctatagaaatgaccgatatttcggtacatgagttttcttttacaataattatgcaaatttttactggACGATCAGtcttacgtaaattttcattacagaattttgtaaatagatatacaattcatacggtaaatctgaatagttgccgagtacggtaaaaaccatactgtccgtatggtaaagttatcttccaataaccgaacttctgtgaaaactgattgtcatgaaactaactgtcgaacagtttttagtaagtgtctttttattaaccaaacaaaaaaatcttgaagagttcgaatcgaatggattgaggtacaggtgcaaaagtttttaaaacatttgaaccactaaaagctttttgtttacttataggcagaaaataattttgtatcacttgttaacttgctgcctacacaaatttGAGGGTAATTGCTGGTGaagtcgacggattgtgcagtgttttggaaagcgctcataattccagaattttaaccaaaggaaaacaaacaaacaataaattaccgaacaatcagttagatccaattggtttacagtgtacggtagttgtttgacagttcagcaattaccgaacgattggtaatcaatttaattaccgaactgattaccgaaggttcagctgttgaaaattcggtaaaaaattaccgaattctgcgaaattttctaagtgtgtacacacCAAATCATATTTACTGACGTCGGTAAAATTTTACAGGCTTTCAAGCAACTGAACATTCAGTAATAAGTTCAATAAAAGTTTCATAATTATACTGACTTGCTCGTCATTCATTACCGACGTTCGATGAAACTTACAAATAATCCGTAAATGAACATCGTGAATTTTTAACGTTTTTCGGTAAATTTTTCAGGAACCCGcggaataaattaaaaataactcGAATTTTCGTCCAATAAgtcaaattatttattattactgTATTATGTACTTACTATTCAATAATGATTTATACTAATATTATAATTACGATCCATATCATTGATAATTGTGGACGGTAGCGTAAAGTATGTCATCACCAGCCATTTTAGTAGAGAGCTGAAATATAAACTTTTGgcaaaaataaactcaaaactacaatgtcccatacgattcattgaaaaatgttgggtcagtaatcttgaaccagttggttccgtaataaagtaattttattgacaaaatgccatggaaacaatacaagttaggaAGGAATCAAACATTTGTTTACATGCAGctcataatgatttcttgccacaactgactttaatgcttcatggaatgaggcaataacaaactaaataatatctaggcaatggttctaagtagttttttctttctttttgtaATAATCACTAGATATAAGGCAAAATTGtgcaatatcgttcatactgcaatgtattatttttccaaacataaacaatcattgtcatagctacgacgcatctagcgttaagacgcttgttgtttcgcttcaaaagactgaaactgacagtgaaccgagctcatcgaggggtcctattcaaattttacataagaaatcgcagactactccatcttgagtttatctttgctttaggctgcatcaACAGTTTATATGCTGAATACCTTACTTACCATCAGGAAATTACAGCAATTATAACGACTTGAGCGTTTCACGTACAGTTTACTCGATGCTACActaagttttaactttttcacttctgaaaataaattaatttgacAGATATAATTCTAACCGAAGTAGTCAGTAATGTTTACTGAAGTTATTCATTATTATTAATTGATTCACTGCAATTCGATTAATCTTTTACTGAATTAGGAAACAGGAATGACATTTAAAGGTATCAGATTCTGTCAGTAAAATAAATTCTACAGTTCATCCGGTGAAAataatgttctacaattgaacgactgaatgcaaaagtcggataagtgcaacttagtttgaaaaCCCCGTTTAAgtgtttttgaatgcaaaaaccggataaaaacattgagagcaaaaaccggacatggactatgcaatgcaagaatcgtttaaagacatcttttttgcaaaaaaaccggacaaaaatttAACcgtttcttccaaaacaaatgtatttatctggTTTTTACTTCCAAAGTTTTAACCGACTATCGTAGTGGACGAAGCATGGTTTgtttgtaaaaactttgaatgcaaaaaccggataaatacatttgttttggaagaacctgttaagtttttgtctggtttttgcatttaaagtttttctgtccggttcatgcaaaaaaaaatgtctttaaACAATCTTGCATTGCAAAAACCATGTCCGGTTTGTGCTCTCAATATTTTTATCcgctttttgcattcaaaaatacttaactgGGGTTTCCAAACCAAATTGCGCTTATCCGATTTTCGCTTTCAGCCGTTGAATTCATTACAGTAAAAATAATTACTGAACATCGAAAGATAAATTTAGTGTGTAGAAAAACGGCCATTAttgcaaaacgcaaaagcagttttctttgCAGTCATTGAGCgaaaattcaaaagagaaatatcaattcgcttaaaacatttttctaaacaaaatgttgtttttCTCTTGAAGATTCATCAAGCAGTAACGGAGGAAACTGCTTTAGCGTTTTTCAACAATTGCTGTTTTCCAGAGATTGTGAGTAGAATCTTAAATGGCAGGACAaaattgagcttgagcttgagcgaccacccctgctTGCTACTCCGTTaatgatcgggattagctgaaattgtacagggaatttctagatgatccaacctgggactagtaaatcatccttcaatgtacatcttctggtaaccccagaattcattgatcagtaccggcgccggccaggcccgaacgtagatcgtctaaggaatgggaagggatgttagtccaacacttgttgttgctggaggccgtatatactactgcgcactccacaagtggcGCGGGAGaaagatatttgttagtaaaaatttcagtaatggtattattctcgcgcgactcagtatgttccggtttcaagatgctcggatgcaccactaaactcactgacttcccgagtgaacgtttcaacaatatcataTATTGAAGACCCGGGAAGTCTtgtttcacagctcttattcgaggaaactgaagaaaaattggcaatactatcgcgtaaagaaaaaaaacttccctaatttttataaatgaaattacgtgatacaaaataaacgagtgaataggattaagacaaaatagttgattcattgcattgacatattctaaacagttgttataaaatctttTAAATCACAAAataatcaacggatttgcgcaatagttgatttttatcattcaattcaaaatcctgaaagacaatcaaaaacatggaagaagaaaacattcaaaaaaaaacttttctccgaatctagacggaaattgataggttgaatgaagagataatttagtaaaatagagtaatcagaagtgaaacatctgataacaaaaggaaaaagaaactccagcaattgtcgccttttacgacatggaagcagaaacccagtggatctattcttggctcatttttttccgccggattccacacggcacccCAGCACAATTCGTCCGCGCCCCCCTTATTACCTTTTCTCATGTGGCAATTCGTCAGTAATACTGTCATGAAAAGGGTTTCGTAAAGTTATTTCTAGTAGTTTTCCttatttcatatatttcttTTGTCAATTGAGGACagatttttaattcatttttctaTTATAAGCCGTCAGTAACAAAGTTCGATGATGACAGAGACGTAAATTGAGCGCATTTAAATTCGTACCGAACTAACTGTATTTATACTTTGTTTGATATTTATAAGATCAACTAGGGACAGGCCCAATAAGGATTGCAAACTGCGGGAAAATACAAACGTTTGAATATTATTACAGAATCTTGGCAAAAAGTGCGGGGATTTGCACAGCCAAGTTGCcacggcaaaatgtataatagAATATCGGTAATCCTTTGTTCACTGTCAATTATTGATAAACTTGCCGACAGGAAGTTGACTGTTTGTTCGGTAGAAGCGATCAGGATTGAATCATAAATTGCCGAGTTATCAGTAATCGAGCCTTGAAAGAATTTGGCTTTAACACTGTATGACATAATTATCACAGATTCTAGTGCTCCTCAACGGCTCTACTTGGAAATAAGCAGACATTAAAAATTATAGGGTAATGGTTTCTCCATTCATTTtaactccagtagtcatctcatatacgaaaaccattagctaGAAGaaaatctgctgtctctgttcgaaagATTGACTTTAAgggtgagatgaaattaggtgtattcgcttcgagtttttgcgacgctataacagcagtattgtaCAATTGtcaaactattttttctgcggtattgcttcttacaTAGCAAATTTTCGTATTTTGTTTAGCAAAATGATTTGCTGTAACTAATTCAGTAAAACATCGTTTGCGGTAAATGCAGTAATAAGCAATGAACACCAAAGCGATCGTTGAATACATTGTAATTACTGAAATTTTAGTAAAATGCGGAAATCAATTTCTGCATTGGTCATCAAAAATTTACTCAT
This genomic window from Malaya genurostris strain Urasoe2022 chromosome 1, Malgen_1.1, whole genome shotgun sequence contains:
- the LOC131437177 gene encoding uncharacterized protein LOC131437177 isoform X2; this translates as MDVPLDAQELALPPIESFKNCQYHVRVSGTTFLDKRVMSFVDNLWGFEVTGGTDQFEPLTVITVKREGLARRAGIRVNDVITKINDTYADKLTLAQAQELIAESGRTVKIFVSGDVEEESEDEMTVDFWFKPVNEADRAMLDWEARLRANRNPDKWNGLWPWNDRRKVIYKESNCYMVPSVAEDKREREMKLRVSEADYKKHLAREKEEAERKAQELQQEKARQAEEERRAEEEAFFARIEAEQKRLEQQNPQQIAETDQYIEELMQQEELITGGGGDVEEVSTDFPTEHGVDV
- the LOC131437177 gene encoding uncharacterized protein LOC131437177 isoform X1, which translates into the protein MDVPLDAQELALPPIESFKNCQYHVRVSGTTFLDKRVMSFVDNLWGFEVTGGTDQFEPLTVITVKREGLARRAGIRVNDVITKINDTYADKLTLAQAQELIAESGRTVKIFVSGDVEEESEDEMTVDFWFKPDGFFSSVNEADRAMLDWEARLRANRNPDKWNGLWPWNDRRKVIYKESNCYMVPSVAEDKREREMKLRVSEADYKKHLAREKEEAERKAQELQQEKARQAEEERRAEEEAFFARIEAEQKRLEQQNPQQIAETDQYIEELMQQEELITGGGGDVEEVSTDFPTEHGVDV